One part of the Mariniblastus fucicola genome encodes these proteins:
- a CDS encoding P-loop NTPase family protein, translating into MIQSPEKLRDRVKRLSWERTKLTDKAKRVAARIGELDEHLEIAAEVSEALEHLGKELFEEVLGLMEEKLSKAVEEVLDQPIKFKSHAAFKSGAASVNFSVERDGNKEDVHRGQGGSVQNILSVGLRMFALANLDPDEHRRFLVLDEQDCWLRPELVPRLVNIVHQAARELEFQVVMISHHDIGLFERYADKVYRLSPNRDGLEIAEVNAQPEESDEE; encoded by the coding sequence ATGATTCAATCTCCCGAAAAACTTCGCGACCGCGTCAAGCGCCTGTCCTGGGAGCGTACGAAGCTCACCGACAAAGCGAAACGTGTCGCTGCGCGAATCGGTGAACTTGACGAACATCTTGAAATCGCGGCGGAGGTTTCCGAAGCCCTGGAACATCTCGGCAAAGAGCTGTTCGAAGAAGTTCTTGGCCTGATGGAAGAAAAGCTTTCCAAGGCCGTCGAAGAAGTCCTCGACCAACCGATCAAATTCAAGTCTCACGCGGCTTTCAAAAGCGGTGCCGCGTCAGTGAATTTCTCCGTTGAACGTGACGGCAACAAGGAAGACGTGCACCGCGGCCAAGGCGGATCGGTGCAGAATATTCTGAGCGTCGGATTGCGAATGTTTGCTTTGGCGAATCTTGATCCCGACGAACATCGCCGATTTCTGGTGCTTGACGAGCAGGATTGTTGGCTGCGTCCAGAGCTCGTCCCACGACTGGTGAACATCGTGCATCAGGCGGCCAGAGAGCTGGAGTTTCAGGTAGTCATGATTTCCCATCATGACATCGGCCTGTTTGAAAGATACGCCGACAAGGTCTATCGGCTCAGCCCGAATCGCGATGGTTTGGAGATCGCCGAAGTCAACGCTCAGCCAGAAGAGAGCGACGAAGAGTAA
- a CDS encoding amidohydrolase, which yields MRNMLQTAILLFLATICVNPCFSQDMAIINANVATMDSDNPKAEAFIVKDGRIAAVGTSEEISKQIDADMKVLDLDGKFLMPGFIEGHGHFLMLGEMRMNLDLTKANSWDEIVDQVRLAAANTPPGKWIIGRGWHQSKWDAPPSPNVEGYPTHESLSQASPNNPVLLTHASGHMDFANAYAMRLAGVEDETKNPKGGEILRNEDGSATGVFRERASGLIHSARYADEGQSKTKVSDVAYLNRAAELASEECVRKGITSFQDAGMPFAQIDYLKSVVGTRVKPRLWVMVRDSNQSLMLNLKSARTIGFADNHLTVRAIKRAIDGALGAHGAWLLQPYEDMPLSRGLNTRSIASIEEAAALAIKHDYQFCVHAIGDRANREVLDIFEKQFTANPSEDSRRWRIEHAQHLHPDDIPRFGKLGVIAAMQAVHCTSDAIFVPKRLGQRRSKDGAYVWQSLLKSGAIVTNGTDAPVEDVDPIPCFFASVTRQLKPGVTFFPEQCMSRQQALEAYTINNAKAAFEEDIKGSIEVGKLADFVVLSNDLLTCADDEILDTKVLQTVIGGETVYEAKPE from the coding sequence ATGCGCAACATGCTTCAGACAGCCATTCTTCTGTTCCTGGCCACCATCTGTGTGAATCCCTGTTTTTCTCAGGACATGGCGATCATCAACGCCAACGTCGCAACGATGGATTCCGACAATCCAAAAGCCGAGGCTTTCATCGTCAAAGATGGCCGGATCGCAGCGGTTGGAACATCGGAAGAAATCTCCAAACAGATCGACGCCGACATGAAAGTGCTCGATCTCGACGGCAAGTTTCTGATGCCGGGCTTCATCGAAGGCCACGGCCATTTTCTGATGCTTGGCGAGATGCGGATGAATCTCGATTTGACCAAAGCCAACTCCTGGGACGAGATCGTCGATCAAGTTCGGCTTGCCGCGGCCAATACGCCGCCAGGAAAATGGATCATCGGTCGCGGTTGGCATCAATCGAAATGGGATGCGCCGCCAAGCCCCAACGTCGAGGGCTATCCGACGCATGAATCGCTCTCGCAAGCGTCGCCAAACAACCCGGTGTTGCTGACGCACGCCAGTGGTCACATGGATTTCGCCAACGCCTACGCGATGCGATTGGCCGGCGTGGAAGATGAAACGAAGAACCCCAAGGGCGGTGAAATTCTTCGCAACGAGGATGGATCCGCGACGGGTGTGTTCCGCGAACGGGCGTCCGGGCTGATTCATTCGGCTCGTTACGCTGATGAAGGCCAGAGCAAAACGAAAGTCTCCGACGTCGCCTATTTGAATCGCGCAGCGGAGCTGGCATCCGAGGAGTGTGTCCGCAAAGGCATCACCAGTTTCCAGGACGCAGGAATGCCATTCGCACAAATTGACTATCTGAAATCAGTTGTTGGTACGCGCGTCAAACCTCGATTATGGGTTATGGTCCGGGACAGCAACCAGAGCCTGATGCTTAATTTGAAATCGGCTCGAACGATTGGCTTCGCCGACAACCACCTGACCGTTCGGGCGATCAAGCGTGCGATCGACGGAGCACTCGGCGCTCACGGAGCATGGTTACTGCAGCCCTACGAAGACATGCCGCTGAGCCGCGGATTGAACACGCGTTCGATTGCCTCGATTGAAGAAGCGGCGGCGTTGGCGATCAAGCACGACTATCAGTTTTGCGTCCACGCGATCGGCGATCGGGCGAACCGTGAAGTGCTGGACATCTTTGAGAAACAGTTCACGGCTAACCCATCGGAAGACTCGCGACGCTGGCGAATTGAACACGCACAACATCTCCATCCGGACGACATTCCCCGTTTTGGAAAGCTGGGAGTGATTGCTGCGATGCAGGCCGTGCACTGTACTTCGGACGCGATCTTCGTACCGAAACGTTTGGGCCAACGACGATCGAAAGACGGTGCTTACGTTTGGCAATCACTGCTAAAAAGCGGAGCCATCGTGACCAACGGAACGGATGCTCCTGTCGAAGACGTCGATCCGATTCCGTGCTTTTTCGCGTCGGTCACGCGTCAGCTAAAACCCGGCGTGACGTTCTTTCCCGAGCAGTGCATGTCGCGGCAGCAGGCACTTGAGGCCTACACGATCAACAACGCGAAGGCGGCTTTTGAGGAAGACATCAAGGGTTCGATCGAAGTCGGCAAGCTGGCTGATTTCGTCGTGCTTTCGAATGACCTTTTGACTTGTGCCGACGATGAGATTCTGGACACAAAAGTTTTGCAAACGGTCATCGGCGGCGAAACAGTTTACGAGGCGAAACCGGAATGA
- the ade gene encoding adenine deaminase, which translates to MLSLPEYNLVDVLEGEICLARVCVENNAIASIERLGPTDDSRPFLMPGFVDAHIHVESSMLLPGEFARIAVTHGTVATVSDPHEIANVCGIEGVEMMLHNASQTPFKFCFGAPSCVPATRFETAGAELDVAAVTRLLDDPRIGYLSEVMDFPGVLSRAPEVMAKIRAAIERGKPVDGHAPGLRGEEARNYLAAGITTDHECFTIEEAIDKLAYGCKIAIREGSAARNFAALEPLIDSHPDMCMLCSDDKHPDEFLLGHINKLAARAVAAGRDLMNVLQVACVNPVQHYGLDVGLLRVGDPADFIVVKDLKSFDVSEAWLDGEVVARNGKPLFDAPVAEVLNNFVANPVEASQLSARAEGDCIRLIEAIGGQLITGHATVKCTKEQGILVPDPANDVLKIVVVNRYANTQPAVAFVRGFGLKDGALASSVAHDSHNVVAVGANDVDLVNAINAVIAEQGGLSFSNNGDTEVLSLPIAGLMSGDCCDKVAEKYERLDQKVKEVGSTLRAPYMTLSFMALLVIPSLKISDKGLFDVDKFEFASLAAD; encoded by the coding sequence ATGCTTTCCCTTCCCGAATACAACCTTGTCGACGTCCTTGAAGGCGAGATTTGCCTCGCCCGCGTCTGTGTTGAAAACAACGCAATCGCTTCGATCGAACGCCTTGGCCCGACAGACGATTCCCGCCCGTTTTTGATGCCCGGGTTTGTCGACGCGCATATCCATGTCGAAAGTTCGATGTTGCTGCCAGGCGAGTTTGCCCGCATCGCCGTCACGCATGGAACCGTGGCGACGGTGTCCGACCCGCACGAAATCGCCAACGTGTGCGGGATCGAAGGCGTCGAAATGATGCTGCACAACGCCAGCCAGACTCCCTTCAAATTCTGTTTCGGTGCACCGTCTTGTGTGCCAGCGACGCGATTTGAGACCGCAGGTGCTGAACTGGATGTCGCTGCCGTGACACGGTTGCTTGACGATCCGCGGATCGGATATCTCAGCGAAGTCATGGACTTTCCCGGCGTACTCAGTCGTGCTCCCGAGGTGATGGCCAAGATTCGGGCCGCCATCGAGCGTGGCAAACCGGTCGATGGTCACGCACCTGGATTGCGGGGCGAGGAAGCCAGGAATTATCTTGCCGCCGGAATCACCACGGACCACGAATGCTTCACGATCGAAGAGGCGATCGACAAACTGGCTTACGGTTGCAAGATTGCGATTCGTGAAGGTTCGGCAGCGCGGAATTTCGCTGCGCTCGAGCCGCTTATCGATTCGCATCCCGACATGTGCATGCTCTGTAGCGACGACAAGCATCCGGACGAATTCCTGTTGGGGCACATCAACAAATTGGCGGCGCGTGCCGTGGCTGCCGGTCGCGATTTGATGAACGTGTTGCAAGTCGCCTGTGTGAACCCGGTCCAGCACTACGGGCTTGATGTTGGATTGCTGCGTGTCGGAGATCCGGCAGATTTCATTGTCGTGAAGGATTTGAAATCGTTTGACGTGTCAGAAGCGTGGCTGGATGGTGAAGTCGTAGCCCGAAACGGAAAACCGTTATTCGATGCGCCGGTGGCAGAAGTCCTTAACAATTTTGTCGCGAATCCGGTTGAGGCAAGCCAACTGTCGGCGCGGGCCGAGGGTGACTGTATTCGGCTGATCGAGGCGATTGGCGGCCAATTGATTACGGGGCACGCCACGGTGAAGTGCACAAAGGAACAGGGTATTCTGGTTCCGGATCCCGCAAACGATGTGCTCAAAATTGTGGTCGTCAATCGGTATGCCAATACGCAGCCAGCGGTCGCTTTTGTCCGCGGTTTCGGATTGAAGGATGGAGCACTGGCTTCTTCGGTGGCTCACGATTCTCACAACGTCGTTGCGGTGGGAGCCAATGATGTCGATCTGGTGAACGCGATCAATGCGGTAATTGCCGAACAGGGAGGCCTTTCGTTTTCGAACAATGGCGACACCGAGGTGTTGTCGCTGCCAATCGCAGGGCTGATGTCCGGTGATTGTTGCGATAAAGTTGCTGAGAAGTACGAGCGTCTGGATCAGAAAGTGAAAGAGGTTGGTTCGACGTTGCGAGCACCGTATATGACGCTCTCGTTCATGGCGTTGCTCGTGATTCCGTCTTTGAAGATCAGTGACAAAGGTTTGTTCGATGTCGACAAGTTTGAGTTTG